The following are from one region of the Flavobacteriaceae bacterium UJ101 genome:
- a CDS encoding nifU-like protein, mitochondrial (Involved in iron homeostasis within the mitochondrion where it is involved in the assembly of iron-sulfur proteins. May also be involved in the repair of iron sulfur clusters; Belongs to the NifU family.) produces MAVYIETTTVPNIVKFVNDELLTKDSFEFSTQDEASKSPLATTLLQFPFIQKVYITANFIALEKTNTIKWEDVVEELKDIINEAISSNRLFSNSTIQIPISIYAEMTPNPEVMKFVANKMLIEGMVEIKNKEEASISPVATQLFIFPFVKELFITENYISITKNNTVEWNEVSLELREEISKLLRDGIAVLKENVKLENPTVKNNSNSTKKYTSDEEAIKALLDEYVKPAVVADGGNIELIEYVPESKTVQVLLQGACSGCPSSTITLKNGIETMLKQFLPEKIESVEAING; encoded by the coding sequence ATGGCAGTATATATCGAAACCACAACTGTTCCCAACATAGTAAAATTTGTTAATGATGAACTCTTAACAAAAGATAGTTTTGAATTTTCAACACAAGACGAAGCTTCAAAATCTCCTTTAGCGACAACTTTATTACAATTCCCTTTTATACAAAAAGTATATATTACAGCTAATTTTATTGCTTTAGAAAAGACCAATACAATTAAGTGGGAGGACGTTGTTGAAGAATTAAAAGATATCATCAACGAAGCTATTTCAAGTAATAGACTATTTTCAAATTCAACCATACAAATTCCTATTTCTATTTATGCTGAAATGACACCAAATCCTGAGGTAATGAAATTTGTAGCAAATAAAATGCTTATAGAAGGAATGGTTGAAATTAAGAATAAAGAAGAAGCTTCGATCTCTCCTGTTGCAACACAACTATTTATTTTCCCTTTTGTGAAGGAACTTTTTATTACAGAAAATTATATCTCCATTACTAAAAACAATACTGTAGAATGGAATGAAGTATCTTTAGAATTAAGAGAAGAAATTTCAAAATTATTAAGAGATGGAATAGCGGTTTTAAAAGAAAATGTTAAATTAGAAAATCCTACAGTAAAAAATAATTCTAATTCTACTAAAAAATATACTTCAGATGAAGAAGCAATAAAGGCACTTTTAGATGAATATGTTAAACCTGCTGTTGTTGCGGATGGAGGAAATATAGAATTAATTGAATATGTTCCGGAGTCGAAAACAGTTCAAGTACTATTACAAGGAGCTTGTTCTGGATGCCCTTCTTCTACGATTACATTGAAAAATGGAATTGAAACTATGTTAAAACAATTTCTTCCTGAAAAAATTGAAAGTGTGGAAGCAATTAACGGATAA
- the murI gene encoding glutamate racemase (Provides the (R)-glutamate required for cell wall biosynthesis; Belongs to the aspartate/glutamate racemases family.; KEGG: caz:CARG_01555 glutamate racemase): protein MSTLQNDQQAPIGIFDSGMGGLTVMQSIKKCMPNEKAIYFGDTAHLPYGDKSKETLVKYSLDIVDFFLKQGAKAIVVACNSATSNAWDEIVERVGNKALLFNVIDPVVNKVAYELHSNMGVIATQATVNSKFYNKKLKKLNKHIKVSSLATPLLVPIIEEGLAKSEIAKVTIEHYLTNKSLQNIDSLILGCTHYPIIYNQVNNFYQGKVNIINSPLIVANDIKYQLNKNNLLNNQYSLEEDLFYVSDYTKSFENMAKNFFGKKINLEQLSL, encoded by the coding sequence ATGTCAACACTTCAAAACGATCAACAAGCACCTATAGGAATATTTGATTCCGGTATGGGAGGTTTAACGGTTATGCAATCGATAAAAAAATGTATGCCAAACGAAAAAGCTATCTATTTTGGTGATACAGCCCATTTGCCTTACGGAGATAAATCAAAAGAAACCTTGGTGAAGTATTCACTTGATATTGTTGATTTCTTTTTGAAACAAGGAGCGAAAGCTATCGTTGTTGCTTGTAATTCTGCAACTTCAAATGCTTGGGATGAAATTGTAGAACGTGTTGGAAATAAAGCTTTATTATTTAATGTAATTGATCCTGTTGTAAACAAAGTAGCCTATGAACTACATTCTAATATGGGAGTTATTGCTACACAAGCAACCGTCAATTCAAAATTCTATAATAAGAAACTCAAAAAACTAAACAAACATATAAAAGTTTCTTCTTTAGCGACACCTTTATTAGTTCCTATTATAGAAGAAGGTTTGGCTAAAAGCGAGATTGCTAAGGTGACTATTGAGCACTACTTGACTAATAAATCTTTACAAAACATTGATTCATTAATTTTGGGATGTACACATTATCCTATTATCTATAATCAAGTAAATAATTTTTATCAAGGAAAGGTTAATATTATTAATTCTCCGTTAATTGTAGCTAATGATATTAAATACCAATTGAATAAGAATAACTTACTAAATAACCAGTACTCCTTGGAAGAAGATTTGTTTTACGTTTCTGACTATACAAAAAGCTTTGAAAATATGGCTAAGAACTTTTTTGGTAAAAAAATCAATTTAGAACAACTATCTTTGTAA